The following coding sequences lie in one Streptomyces venezuelae genomic window:
- a CDS encoding RiPP maturation radical SAM C-methyltransferase, which yields MRVLLVNMPWSPIDLPSLALGILKRSVDERVPGATAEVLHANLAFTDWITERTEFTGDDYEYYALSSYFMGCGDWVFSSALYDDPEWRDDEFTTVMTGKLKAARMKMTRALHRIVPEFVEMIARQVVASEPDVVGFTSTFQQNTAALACARRVKELAPHLVTVMGGANCDGEQGAAVHRNFDFVDHVVRGEGEAAFPALLTALTERTPLDDIPGLCHRDATGKSVANPMATRPLPPAAILPPDYSGYFERLAASVARNWVEPKLVVEGARGCWWGEKHHCTFCGLNGSFMEFRSKSPDTFYEEIMDLARRHKVLDMYVVDNILDMRYLTTVLPRIIESGYDLRLHIEIKANMKRSQLRTLADAGLIYVQPGIESLNSRVLDLMDKGVSGCQNVRMLRDGAETGLSVAWNYLHGFPGESAEDYDPVIAQIPALEHLDPPVDLSARIAIERFSPYFERPELGFTGLRPEGHYRFTYDLPEEELYGMAYVFEAPARGIGETTVKALNEALADWRRHHTDARLTHDDHGDRIVLVSRRRTFSWRAMELTDPFELAVFRLLDQPHSVQALLRKAAARVSDMTLDEARVQELLDSWLALGIVFSDAGQYVHIAPAAVNEDLLRLDFMRHIHAEETALAPEPASVPVPEPARSGGAQ from the coding sequence GTGCGCGTACTGCTGGTCAACATGCCCTGGTCGCCCATCGACCTTCCGTCGCTCGCCCTGGGCATCCTCAAACGGAGCGTGGACGAGCGCGTCCCCGGCGCAACCGCCGAGGTGCTGCACGCCAACCTCGCCTTCACCGACTGGATCACCGAACGCACCGAGTTCACCGGTGACGACTACGAGTACTACGCGCTCTCCTCGTACTTCATGGGCTGCGGCGACTGGGTGTTCTCCTCCGCCCTCTACGACGACCCGGAGTGGCGGGACGACGAGTTCACCACCGTCATGACCGGCAAGCTGAAGGCCGCGCGGATGAAGATGACGCGCGCACTGCACCGGATCGTCCCCGAGTTCGTCGAGATGATCGCCCGGCAGGTCGTGGCGAGCGAACCCGACGTCGTCGGCTTCACCTCCACCTTCCAGCAGAACACCGCCGCCCTCGCCTGCGCCCGCCGCGTCAAAGAGCTCGCCCCGCACCTCGTGACCGTCATGGGCGGCGCCAACTGCGACGGCGAACAGGGCGCCGCCGTGCACCGCAACTTCGACTTCGTCGACCACGTCGTACGCGGCGAGGGCGAGGCCGCCTTCCCCGCCCTGCTCACCGCGCTCACGGAGAGAACCCCGCTCGACGACATCCCGGGGCTCTGCCACCGCGACGCCACGGGCAAGAGTGTCGCCAACCCCATGGCCACCCGGCCGCTGCCGCCCGCCGCGATCCTGCCGCCCGACTACAGCGGCTACTTCGAGCGCCTCGCCGCGTCCGTGGCCCGCAACTGGGTCGAGCCCAAACTCGTCGTCGAAGGCGCACGCGGCTGCTGGTGGGGCGAGAAACACCACTGCACGTTCTGCGGCCTCAACGGCTCGTTCATGGAGTTCCGCTCCAAGAGCCCGGACACCTTCTACGAAGAGATCATGGACCTGGCCCGCCGCCACAAGGTCCTGGACATGTACGTCGTCGACAACATCCTCGACATGCGCTACCTCACCACCGTGCTGCCCCGCATCATCGAGAGCGGCTACGACCTGCGCCTGCACATCGAGATCAAGGCCAACATGAAGCGCAGCCAGCTGCGCACCCTCGCCGACGCGGGACTCATCTACGTACAGCCCGGCATCGAGAGCCTCAACAGCCGCGTCCTCGACCTGATGGACAAAGGCGTGAGCGGCTGCCAGAACGTCCGGATGCTCCGCGACGGCGCCGAGACGGGCCTCTCCGTCGCCTGGAACTACCTCCACGGCTTCCCCGGCGAGAGCGCCGAGGACTACGACCCCGTCATCGCGCAGATCCCCGCACTCGAACACCTCGACCCACCGGTCGACCTCTCCGCCCGCATCGCCATCGAACGCTTCAGCCCCTACTTCGAGCGCCCCGAACTGGGCTTCACCGGCCTGCGCCCCGAAGGCCACTACCGCTTCACGTACGACCTGCCCGAAGAAGAGCTGTACGGCATGGCGTACGTCTTCGAGGCACCGGCCCGCGGCATCGGCGAGACCACCGTGAAGGCGCTCAACGAAGCACTCGCCGACTGGCGCAGACACCACACCGACGCCCGCCTCACCCACGACGACCACGGCGACCGCATCGTCCTCGTCAGCCGCCGGCGCACCTTCTCCTGGCGCGCCATGGAGCTCACCGACCCCTTCGAGCTGGCCGTCTTCCGCCTCCTCGACCAGCCGCACAGCGTCCAGGCACTCCTGCGGAAGGCCGCCGCCCGGGTCTCCGACATGACCCTCGACGAGGCCAGGGTCCAGGAACTCCTCGACTCCTGGCTCGCCCTCGGCATCGTCTTCTCCGACGCGGGCCAGTACGTCCACATCGCACCCGCCGCGGTCAACGAGGACCTGCTCCGCCTCGACTTCATGCGGCACATCCACGCGGAGGAGACGGCACTCGCGCCGGAGCCCGCGTCCGTGCCCGTGCCCGAGCCCGCCCGATCCGGAGGAGCACAGTGA
- a CDS encoding alpha/beta hydrolase family protein, with protein sequence MSRFQVYRAALPEVCAADPRRMVFTADAEGRCEICTWDAATRRSRRVTDRPGGTLHGAIDRDARVWWFDEDARGVGRWRHQAFTGGPDRPGLTGVPDGTARGLAVTDGPLATIGIGLDDSTTIRIGTRGGPGREVTRVEGLAALAGLAPGGDLLALTRTADSPAAVTLLTPDGTVLAVLPGDGPHGRLWALGFAPTGPRPTLLLVREHEDRYLLATWTPATGPVTHDWCAFDTQITARWYPDGHSVLIRQDRHGRSLLHRAHLKTRTLTPVPTPPGTLLDAAPRPGGDLHTLWTDTTHPPTMTSSAGTPLPPLGTVAGHVPGTVRDIRTPGPDGPVHTLLSLPEDGTGPHPAVFLVHGGPADHDRDAYDGTVHSLVASGFAVARVNYRGSTGYGPHWQRAYRDGVGHTQVADLAAVHADLTARGLIRPDATGLWGTSWGGYLVLLALGTRPGLWRAGVAVKPVADYAAAHAAGTVALRALDERLFGGTPDQVPARYAHSSPIRYAARVRDPLLVVAATHDTKCPAQQVRSYLAALDTAGARHESLWLDSGHDGYDGGDHMTVLRRAVLFLDRELRPPRRPAPQGDGSMHHTVQH encoded by the coding sequence ATGAGCCGCTTCCAGGTCTACCGCGCCGCCCTGCCCGAGGTGTGCGCCGCCGACCCGCGCCGGATGGTCTTCACCGCCGACGCCGAGGGCCGCTGCGAGATCTGCACCTGGGACGCCGCGACCCGCCGCTCCCGACGCGTCACCGACCGGCCGGGCGGCACCCTGCACGGCGCCATCGACCGGGACGCACGGGTCTGGTGGTTCGACGAGGACGCCCGCGGCGTCGGCCGATGGCGCCACCAGGCCTTCACCGGCGGACCCGACAGGCCAGGACTCACCGGCGTCCCGGACGGCACCGCCCGCGGCCTCGCCGTCACCGACGGCCCCCTCGCCACCATCGGCATCGGACTCGACGACAGCACCACCATCCGCATCGGCACACGCGGCGGCCCCGGCCGCGAGGTGACGCGCGTCGAAGGACTCGCCGCCCTCGCCGGACTCGCCCCGGGCGGCGACCTCCTGGCCCTCACCCGCACCGCCGACTCGCCCGCCGCCGTCACCCTCCTCACGCCCGACGGAACCGTGCTCGCCGTCCTGCCCGGCGACGGCCCGCACGGCAGGCTCTGGGCCCTCGGCTTCGCACCCACCGGGCCACGCCCCACGCTCCTCCTCGTCCGCGAGCACGAGGACCGCTACCTGCTCGCCACCTGGACCCCCGCCACCGGCCCCGTCACCCACGACTGGTGCGCCTTCGACACCCAGATCACCGCCCGCTGGTACCCGGACGGCCACTCCGTCCTGATCCGCCAGGACCGCCACGGCCGCTCCCTGCTCCACCGCGCCCACCTGAAGACCCGCACCCTCACCCCCGTACCGACCCCGCCCGGCACCCTCCTCGACGCCGCCCCGCGCCCCGGCGGCGACCTCCACACCCTCTGGACCGACACCACGCACCCGCCGACGATGACCTCCAGCGCCGGCACCCCACTGCCACCTCTCGGCACCGTCGCAGGCCATGTCCCCGGCACCGTGCGGGACATCCGCACCCCCGGCCCCGACGGCCCCGTGCACACCCTGCTGAGCCTCCCCGAGGACGGCACGGGACCGCACCCCGCCGTGTTCCTCGTCCACGGCGGCCCCGCCGACCACGACAGGGACGCCTACGACGGCACCGTGCACTCCCTCGTCGCCTCCGGCTTCGCCGTCGCCCGCGTCAACTACCGCGGCTCCACCGGCTACGGACCCCACTGGCAGCGCGCGTACCGCGACGGCGTCGGCCACACCCAGGTCGCCGACCTCGCCGCCGTCCACGCCGACCTCACCGCACGCGGCCTGATCCGCCCGGACGCGACCGGCCTGTGGGGCACCTCCTGGGGCGGCTACCTCGTCCTGCTCGCCCTCGGCACCCGGCCCGGCCTGTGGCGGGCGGGCGTCGCCGTCAAGCCCGTCGCCGACTACGCCGCCGCCCACGCCGCGGGCACCGTGGCCCTGCGCGCCCTGGACGAGCGGCTGTTCGGCGGCACACCCGACCAGGTGCCCGCGCGGTACGCGCACAGCTCGCCGATCCGGTACGCCGCCCGCGTACGGGACCCGCTGCTCGTCGTCGCCGCCACGCACGACACCAAGTGCCCGGCGCAGCAGGTCCGTTCCTACCTCGCCGCCCTCGACACGGCCGGCGCCCGGCACGAGTCCCTCTGGCTGGACTCCGGGCACGACGGCTACGACGGCGGCGACCACATGACCGTACTGCGCCGCGCGGTGCTCTTCCTCGACAGGGAGCTCCGCCCACCCAGACGCCCCGCTCCGCAAGGTGACGGGTCGATGCACCACACCGTCCAGCACTGA
- a CDS encoding MFS transporter, with protein MESSSLSSAGTSARDFRLFWWANAADALGTQASGVVLPLLLLSLGHSAQTAGLVAGLSLAAGILLGPLAAVPADRGARKTIMFWSAVVSALAMGSVALVLALGHLTLPHLLGAVLVERFATATHDAASRGTVALVCPPDDQPRAVARLAAADQGALILGPAVGGAAYQLSRALPFLADAVSYAVAACCVRGMRAELKAAEQPHGGGLLREAAAGLHLVRRQPLLRLVLVWIALVNGVAVALYYAAVFALERSGSGALPLGVVLAVSGAAGLAGSLAAPRVAVRVGAARVLVGVTWLLVPLTAALATAAGPWTYGLLLGAVCLLVPLPAVVLQARALLVTEPSVQARVGAVLATASGGAAALAPVLAGLCADRIGTAAPALVCAALLGLLAVHTTRRAALAEAAA; from the coding sequence GTGGAGTCGTCGTCCCTCTCTTCCGCAGGCACCTCCGCCCGCGACTTCCGGCTCTTCTGGTGGGCCAACGCGGCCGACGCGCTCGGCACCCAGGCCTCCGGTGTCGTACTCCCGCTGTTGCTCCTCTCCCTCGGTCACTCCGCGCAGACTGCGGGGCTCGTCGCCGGCCTCTCGCTGGCCGCCGGGATCCTGCTGGGACCGCTCGCCGCCGTCCCGGCCGACCGCGGCGCCCGCAAGACGATCATGTTCTGGTCCGCCGTCGTCTCCGCGCTCGCCATGGGCTCCGTCGCCCTGGTGCTCGCCCTCGGCCACCTCACGCTCCCGCACCTCCTGGGCGCCGTCCTCGTCGAACGCTTCGCCACCGCCACGCACGACGCCGCATCGCGCGGCACGGTCGCCCTGGTCTGCCCGCCCGACGACCAGCCCCGCGCCGTCGCCCGCCTCGCCGCCGCCGACCAGGGCGCCCTCATCCTCGGACCCGCCGTCGGAGGCGCCGCCTACCAGCTCTCGCGTGCGCTGCCCTTCCTGGCCGACGCCGTCTCGTACGCCGTCGCCGCCTGCTGCGTACGCGGGATGCGGGCCGAACTGAAAGCCGCGGAGCAGCCCCACGGGGGAGGGCTGCTCCGTGAAGCCGCCGCCGGGCTGCACCTCGTGCGGCGGCAACCGCTCCTGCGCCTCGTCCTGGTGTGGATCGCCCTCGTCAACGGCGTCGCCGTCGCGCTCTACTACGCCGCCGTCTTCGCCCTGGAACGCTCCGGCTCGGGCGCCCTCCCGCTGGGCGTCGTCCTCGCGGTCTCCGGCGCCGCCGGTCTCGCCGGGTCGCTCGCCGCGCCCCGCGTCGCCGTGCGGGTCGGCGCCGCCCGGGTCCTCGTCGGCGTGACCTGGCTGCTCGTACCGCTCACCGCGGCCCTCGCCACCGCCGCCGGGCCCTGGACGTACGGGCTGCTGCTCGGCGCGGTCTGCCTGCTCGTGCCGCTGCCCGCCGTCGTCCTCCAGGCACGCGCCCTCCTCGTCACGGAACCCTCCGTGCAGGCGCGCGTCGGCGCGGTCCTCGCGACGGCGTCCGGCGGCGCCGCCGCTCTCGCCCCCGTCCTCGCCGGACTGTGCGCCGACCGGATCGGCACCGCCGCACCCGCACTCGTCTGCGCCGCGCTGCTCGGCCTGCTCGCCGTGCACACCACGCGGCGCGCCGCCCTCGCGGAGGCCGCCGCATGA
- a CDS encoding MgtC/SapB family protein, which translates to MEPSGQGWVQLAEFAVAFGLSAAIGLEREIRQKAAGLRTYTTVGVGAALFTLVSKYGFTDVLQSGTVTLDPSRVAAQIVSGLGFIGAGVIFVQRGSVQGLTTAATIWLTAAVGSAAAAGLPLLAVLATASYFLVAYAVRPLARRLSLLRSVPVHYRITYLQRPGLLQDLFAECTRAGFDIAEVRTLSASVPKGAYGGETEHTVEVLLAVVGRGDGDALTARFVAVDGVVACARPGYGDE; encoded by the coding sequence ATGGAACCGAGTGGCCAGGGATGGGTGCAGCTGGCCGAGTTCGCCGTGGCCTTCGGCCTGTCCGCCGCGATCGGCCTGGAACGTGAGATCCGACAGAAGGCGGCGGGGCTGCGGACCTACACCACCGTCGGCGTGGGCGCCGCGCTGTTCACCCTGGTCAGCAAGTACGGGTTCACGGACGTGCTCCAGTCCGGCACCGTCACCCTCGACCCGTCCCGGGTGGCCGCGCAGATCGTCTCCGGACTCGGCTTCATCGGCGCCGGCGTCATCTTCGTACAGCGGGGGTCCGTACAGGGCCTGACCACGGCGGCGACCATCTGGCTGACGGCCGCCGTGGGCTCCGCGGCGGCGGCCGGCCTGCCGCTGCTCGCGGTCCTCGCCACCGCCTCGTACTTCCTCGTCGCGTACGCCGTCCGCCCCCTGGCCCGCCGCCTCTCGCTCCTGCGCTCGGTACCCGTCCACTACCGCATCACCTATCTCCAACGCCCGGGCCTGCTGCAGGACCTGTTCGCGGAGTGCACGCGCGCCGGCTTCGACATCGCCGAGGTGCGCACCCTCAGCGCCTCCGTCCCCAAGGGCGCCTACGGCGGCGAGACGGAGCACACGGTCGAGGTCCTCCTGGCCGTGGTGGGACGCGGCGACGGCGACGCGCTGACGGCGCGTTTCGTGGCGGTGGACGGGGTGGTGGCGTGCGCACGGCCCGGTTACGGGGACGAGTGA
- a CDS encoding TetR/AcrR family transcriptional regulator — protein sequence MARPGGRSARVQEAVHTAVRELADEVGRDALTVPMIAARAEVTPSTVYRRWGDLQALLSDVAVERLRPEAPPEDLGDLRSDLRAWAEQFLDEMGSPAGRAYIRDALLGDPDGSNAGQCSAYAAEQVDVILARAADRGETAPGVETVLDHVVAPMMYRILFRPSGHDGTYARDLVTRVLDAPGL from the coding sequence ATGGCGCGCCCCGGCGGGCGCAGTGCCCGTGTGCAGGAGGCGGTGCACACCGCCGTACGTGAACTCGCGGACGAGGTGGGCCGCGACGCGCTGACCGTTCCGATGATCGCGGCCCGCGCGGAGGTCACCCCGTCGACGGTCTACCGTCGCTGGGGCGATCTGCAGGCGCTTCTGTCGGACGTGGCGGTCGAACGGCTGCGTCCGGAGGCGCCGCCGGAGGATCTGGGGGACCTGAGGAGCGATCTGCGGGCCTGGGCCGAGCAGTTCCTCGACGAGATGGGGTCGCCCGCGGGCCGCGCGTACATCCGTGACGCCCTCCTCGGCGACCCCGACGGCAGCAACGCGGGCCAGTGCTCCGCCTATGCGGCCGAGCAGGTCGACGTGATCCTCGCCCGCGCGGCGGACCGCGGGGAGACCGCACCCGGCGTCGAGACGGTCCTCGACCATGTCGTCGCGCCGATGATGTACCGCATCCTGTTCCGCCCGTCCGGGCACGACGGGACGTACGCACGGGACCTGGTGACCCGGGTGCTCGACGCGCCGGGGTTGTGA